From the genome of Polyangiaceae bacterium, one region includes:
- a CDS encoding protein kinase gives MSEQTGAVVGKILAGRYQVRRELGRGGMGVVYLCRDLVDDDRVAVKVLSKPGARSRQEESWWFYEEARALAGLSHPCLVRARDFGALADGTPFLVMDAVPGRSLHEWLYLAQDTGGLPWPLIWKITDDVLAALAHAHARGVIHGDLKPSNILVDLPTDDPATATVHLLDLGLAWLVQDRVDHRLDGSPAAKPTIRWGAGTPGWMAPEQIRYAAPHVGPATDLYSLGCVVYTMISGREPYEGTDDELLQQHKSAPIPDVPLRAGIPSDAVAFVRRLMAKRPWHRFDFAADARKVLWPMRPRGQGATTTPRPTAGSPFRTSLSSSPMGMSAHAESQVTTTGLLSLRPSPFIARTSERARLIQFATEIAQAPDPRHRFILLAGEAGVGKTRLAEWLCEDAHERGLMVPLRARYRKIAAPLDGFVGAVVQHFRFEREGRDVIEKVLMNQWEVGPDDEDGKTWVAATAEWLKPSSPGDPLGPTGKRFALSSETRWRVMQRTLEKIARGRPLLLMLDDLHHAAPTTFEGVARLHRETPRLPMFFVGTVRDEALTTDPVAREWVDWLLRELGGDRVTLDPLDATQTQALLRGTLPLDEAAITEAVQRSKGNPLFALQIVHSWASGGHIELRDGRYVVPEAKLAMRAATTAELWEERLHAIPEDLRRGARAAAALGGDIREDVLRIELGSLGVDADRAVAAMKRAQILLQSGEERLRWPHALLQEHLLAQLYAQSDAPMILRAAAAALERHPDGSSRRIVRHRVTNLLRAGDIDIAAGILHKSIARSWGRTRDAQATLRDLSLLDGRLDGLPLATQKRWRAEALRHAGRLEESRRDAEEARRIFHDAADMLNEAHCVRLLGHVASDLSAPAEGKKLLESALEMFQTLGHSHGQALCEVIIGEIDYLLGDHPDALRILESAGGKFQAVGDRLGHAQCLVLHSFVEQAGGAPEKARERLKVARAEFDAIGYRLGMAQCDISLAHSDHREGRLDEARRVALMTRRSFRDLGTPRGEAACERLLAMIAFDAGQLEIAEAHARAAGGLYDRLADPWGQVETKVISAQIALECGRVEFARAELAECERLPLLEAEPKQHLALTRAWLAYYDGRFQDAAQEVLRAREAFQDRTGAGDHTPELLRKFAKMGWPAPAGPLIDAWLQTHVKPALPAI, from the coding sequence ATGAGCGAGCAGACCGGCGCGGTTGTCGGCAAGATTTTGGCCGGGCGTTACCAGGTGCGGCGCGAGCTAGGGCGGGGTGGCATGGGGGTCGTGTACCTCTGTCGCGATCTCGTCGACGATGATCGCGTCGCCGTCAAGGTCCTGAGCAAGCCTGGAGCGCGATCTCGTCAGGAGGAATCCTGGTGGTTTTACGAGGAAGCGCGAGCGCTTGCGGGGCTGAGCCACCCGTGCCTCGTGCGAGCGCGCGACTTCGGTGCGCTCGCCGATGGAACGCCGTTTCTCGTGATGGACGCGGTGCCCGGACGATCGCTGCACGAATGGTTGTACCTCGCGCAAGACACTGGAGGTCTGCCATGGCCGCTCATCTGGAAGATCACCGACGACGTGCTCGCAGCGCTCGCACATGCGCACGCTCGCGGCGTCATTCATGGCGACTTGAAGCCATCGAACATTCTGGTCGACCTGCCGACGGATGATCCTGCGACGGCAACGGTGCACCTGCTCGACCTGGGTCTCGCGTGGCTCGTGCAGGACCGCGTCGATCATCGCTTGGACGGGTCACCAGCGGCCAAACCAACGATTCGTTGGGGCGCAGGAACGCCCGGGTGGATGGCGCCCGAACAGATTCGATATGCCGCGCCACACGTTGGACCAGCAACGGATTTGTACTCGCTCGGATGTGTCGTCTACACGATGATCTCCGGACGCGAGCCGTACGAAGGCACCGACGACGAACTCTTGCAGCAGCACAAGAGCGCGCCCATCCCGGACGTACCTCTGCGAGCTGGCATTCCCAGCGATGCGGTCGCGTTCGTTCGGCGCCTCATGGCCAAGCGGCCCTGGCATCGATTCGATTTTGCCGCGGATGCACGCAAGGTGCTCTGGCCCATGCGTCCTCGAGGTCAGGGGGCGACGACGACGCCGCGTCCGACAGCGGGTTCGCCGTTCAGGACGTCGCTCAGCAGCTCGCCGATGGGAATGAGCGCTCACGCGGAATCGCAAGTGACGACGACGGGTCTGCTCAGCTTGCGCCCGAGTCCTTTCATCGCGCGTACGAGTGAACGAGCTCGGCTGATCCAGTTCGCGACGGAGATCGCGCAAGCGCCGGATCCAAGGCACCGCTTCATCTTGCTCGCGGGAGAAGCCGGCGTGGGCAAGACGAGGCTCGCGGAATGGCTGTGCGAAGACGCGCACGAGCGAGGGCTCATGGTTCCGTTGCGTGCGCGGTATCGAAAGATCGCAGCGCCTCTCGACGGGTTTGTCGGGGCCGTCGTGCAACATTTCCGCTTCGAACGCGAAGGTCGCGACGTCATCGAAAAAGTGCTCATGAACCAGTGGGAAGTGGGCCCGGATGACGAGGATGGCAAGACATGGGTCGCGGCGACCGCGGAATGGCTCAAGCCTTCGTCACCAGGCGATCCGCTCGGCCCCACGGGCAAGCGTTTCGCGCTGTCGTCGGAGACGCGTTGGCGCGTCATGCAACGGACGCTCGAGAAGATCGCTCGAGGTCGCCCGCTTCTTTTGATGCTGGACGATCTGCATCACGCAGCGCCAACTACGTTCGAAGGCGTGGCGCGGCTGCATCGTGAAACGCCGCGGCTGCCGATGTTCTTCGTGGGCACCGTGCGCGACGAAGCGCTCACCACGGATCCCGTCGCGCGCGAATGGGTCGATTGGCTCCTACGCGAGCTCGGCGGCGATCGCGTGACGCTCGATCCGCTCGATGCAACGCAAACGCAGGCGCTGCTACGAGGCACCCTGCCGCTCGACGAAGCAGCCATCACGGAGGCCGTTCAGCGCAGCAAAGGCAACCCCCTCTTTGCTTTGCAAATCGTGCACTCGTGGGCATCGGGTGGACACATCGAGCTGCGCGATGGGCGTTATGTCGTTCCCGAAGCGAAGCTTGCGATGCGCGCCGCGACCACGGCCGAGCTGTGGGAAGAGCGGCTTCATGCGATTCCGGAAGACCTTCGCCGCGGCGCTCGAGCAGCCGCAGCACTCGGCGGCGACATTCGCGAAGACGTCTTGCGCATCGAGCTCGGTTCGCTCGGCGTGGATGCAGATCGCGCCGTTGCCGCAATGAAACGCGCACAAATCCTCCTCCAGTCCGGCGAAGAGCGCCTGCGTTGGCCACACGCTCTCTTGCAAGAGCACCTGCTCGCGCAGCTCTACGCGCAATCCGATGCGCCCATGATCCTCCGCGCCGCAGCAGCAGCCCTCGAGCGTCATCCGGATGGATCGAGCCGCCGCATCGTTCGTCACCGCGTGACCAACTTGCTTCGCGCCGGAGACATCGACATCGCCGCGGGCATCTTGCACAAGTCGATCGCTCGCTCGTGGGGCCGCACGCGCGATGCGCAAGCCACACTGCGCGACTTGTCGCTTCTCGACGGTCGCCTCGACGGACTTCCCCTCGCAACGCAGAAACGTTGGCGCGCCGAAGCTCTCCGGCACGCCGGACGCCTCGAAGAGTCACGTCGCGACGCCGAAGAAGCGCGCCGCATTTTTCACGATGCAGCCGACATGCTCAACGAAGCTCACTGCGTCCGGCTCCTCGGTCACGTGGCGAGCGATCTGTCGGCGCCGGCCGAAGGCAAAAAGCTCCTCGAATCAGCCCTTGAAATGTTCCAAACGCTCGGCCACTCGCATGGCCAGGCGCTCTGCGAAGTCATCATCGGTGAAATCGATTACCTTCTTGGAGATCATCCGGACGCCTTGAGGATTCTGGAAAGTGCTGGAGGCAAGTTCCAGGCTGTCGGGGATCGTCTTGGGCATGCTCAATGTTTGGTGCTTCACAGCTTCGTCGAGCAAGCTGGTGGAGCGCCGGAGAAGGCGCGGGAGCGGCTCAAGGTTGCCCGAGCTGAGTTTGACGCGATTGGTTATCGATTGGGTATGGCGCAATGCGACATTTCGCTTGCGCATTCGGATCATCGTGAGGGGCGTTTGGATGAGGCTCGTCGAGTGGCCCTCATGACGCGGCGCAGCTTCCGGGATCTTGGGACGCCGCGTGGGGAGGCTGCGTGTGAGCGGCTTTTGGCGATGATTGCATTCGATGCGGGGCAGCTCGAGATTGCCGAGGCGCATGCGCGGGCGGCTGGAGGTCTGTACGATCGGCTGGCGGATCCGTGGGGTCAGGTGGAGACGAAGGTCATTAGCGCGCAGATTGCGCTCGAATGTGGTCGCGTCGAATTTGCCCGTGCGGAATTGGCTGAATGTGAGCGTCTTCCGCTGCTCGAAGCGGAGCCCAAGCAGCACTTGGCGCTGACGCGTGCGTGGCTTGCCTATTACGACGGTCGATTTCAGGACGCGGCGCAGGAGGTTTTGCGGGCGCGCGAGGCATTCCAGGATCGCACTGGCGCGGGAGATCACACGCCGGAGCTATTGCGTAAGTTTGCAAAAATGGGCTGGCCAGCTCCGGCGGGTCCGCTCATCGACGCGTGGTTGCAAACGCACGTCAAACCGGCTCTACCGGCGATCTGA